One genomic window of Thermococcus indicus includes the following:
- a CDS encoding cyclase family protein, which yields MIIDLSLSISENTPVYPDDPPVSVKLWAVIDRDGYYMNVLKMGEHSGTHVDAPAHFVPGGKTIDEMPLEKFIGAGIVLDVREGEGPVGLDEIPDGGYFGKMVLFLTGGRELSPEVALFLVAEGAKAVGTDSMSIGDEAVHKILLSAEVPVFENLVNLEVLIGAEFTFAAFPLRIEGGSGSPVRAVAIVQRELE from the coding sequence ATGATAATAGACCTCTCCCTCTCCATCTCGGAAAACACCCCGGTTTATCCGGACGACCCGCCCGTGAGTGTGAAGCTCTGGGCCGTCATCGACAGGGACGGCTACTACATGAACGTTCTGAAGATGGGGGAGCATTCCGGCACCCACGTTGACGCGCCGGCGCACTTCGTGCCCGGGGGGAAGACCATCGATGAGATGCCGCTTGAGAAGTTCATCGGTGCGGGCATCGTTCTGGACGTCAGGGAGGGGGAGGGGCCGGTAGGACTCGATGAGATTCCTGATGGCGGCTACTTTGGAAAGATGGTGCTTTTCCTGACGGGCGGCAGGGAACTATCTCCCGAGGTGGCGCTGTTTCTCGTGGCGGAGGGGGCTAAGGCCGTGGGCACGGACTCCATGAGCATAGGCGACGAGGCCGTTCACAAGATACTCCTGAGTGCAGAGGTTCCTGTTTTCGAGAATCTGGTTAACCTGGAAGTCCTCATTGGGGCGGAATTCACCTTCGCAGCGTTCCCCCTGAGAATAGAGGGTGGCTCAGGAAGCCCCGTCAGGGCGGTGGCGATAGTTCAGAGGGAATTGGAATGA
- the wtpB gene encoding tungstate ABC transporter permease WtpB: protein MGTRRDYTLYFFAAMGSFLVVYIALPLIVILAKQASDFEMLLRALHDAYVIEALRNSLLTATATALIALFFGVPLGYVLARKDFPGKSLVQALVDVPIVIPHSVVGIMLLVAFSSAILDSYTGIIAAMLFVSAPFAINAARDGFLAVDEGLEHVARTLGASRLRAFFSVALPMAFPAIASGVIMTWARAISEVGAILIVAYYPKTAQVLVMEYFNNYGLRASRPISVILIVMSLTVFVILRWLVGRKANA, encoded by the coding sequence ATGGGGACGAGGCGCGACTACACGCTTTACTTCTTCGCTGCGATGGGGAGCTTTCTCGTGGTCTACATAGCTCTCCCTCTCATCGTCATACTGGCGAAGCAGGCCTCGGACTTCGAAATGTTGCTCAGGGCCCTTCACGACGCCTACGTCATCGAGGCCCTCAGGAACTCCCTCCTCACGGCGACGGCGACAGCTCTAATCGCGCTCTTCTTCGGCGTCCCACTGGGCTACGTTTTGGCCAGGAAGGATTTCCCCGGGAAGAGCCTCGTCCAGGCCCTGGTTGACGTTCCCATCGTCATCCCGCACTCGGTCGTCGGGATAATGCTCCTCGTGGCCTTTTCAAGCGCGATCCTCGATAGCTACACGGGAATAATAGCCGCGATGCTCTTCGTTTCAGCTCCGTTCGCGATAAACGCCGCGCGCGATGGCTTTCTGGCGGTTGATGAGGGGCTGGAGCACGTTGCCAGAACCCTCGGTGCCTCCCGCCTAAGAGCGTTCTTCTCCGTGGCACTCCCGATGGCGTTTCCGGCTATAGCGAGCGGGGTCATAATGACGTGGGCGAGGGCCATAAGCGAGGTGGGTGCGATACTAATCGTCGCCTACTACCCCAAAACGGCCCAGGTTCTCGTCATGGAGTACTTCAACAACTACGGCCTGAGGGCATCGAGGCCGATTTCCGTGATTCTAATCGTGATGAGCCTCACCGTCTTCGTTATCCTGCGCTGGCTCGTGGGGAGGAAGGCCAATGCTTGA
- the wtpC gene encoding tungstate ABC transporter ATP-binding protein WtpC has translation MLEVEGISKDWREFRLREISFSVSEGEHFIILGPSGAGKTVLLEIIAGIIEPDGGRVLLNGEDITALPPERRGLAYIPQNYALFPHMSVFDNIAFGLKLRRVPRTEIERKVKEIVEVLGIAHLLHRRPKTLSGGESQRVAIARALVVEPALLLMDEPFANLDVQTRARLLGEMKRWKKELGFTALHVTHSFEEAVSLGDRVGVMLDGRLVQTGSVRNVFSRPASEEVARFLGFENIIEGTAEGRILRSNGVEIELPAEARGRVRVGLRPEDIILSLGPIRTSARNEFKALVESVEELGPLVRVHLRIGDLHLRAFITRSSMLEMGITKGKEVYVSFKASALHVF, from the coding sequence ATGCTTGAGGTTGAGGGAATCTCCAAGGACTGGAGGGAGTTCCGGCTGAGGGAGATAAGCTTCAGCGTTAGCGAGGGCGAGCACTTCATAATCCTCGGCCCGAGCGGGGCCGGGAAGACGGTGTTGCTGGAGATAATAGCTGGGATAATCGAACCCGACGGGGGAAGGGTTCTTCTCAACGGCGAGGACATAACCGCTCTACCTCCGGAGAGGCGTGGCCTAGCCTACATCCCACAGAACTACGCCCTCTTCCCCCACATGAGCGTCTTCGACAACATAGCCTTCGGGCTTAAGCTCCGGAGGGTTCCGAGGACGGAAATCGAGAGGAAAGTCAAGGAAATAGTCGAGGTTCTGGGAATAGCCCACCTCCTCCACAGAAGGCCGAAAACCCTGAGCGGCGGGGAGAGCCAGCGCGTGGCGATAGCCAGGGCCCTCGTCGTGGAGCCTGCCCTTCTTCTCATGGACGAGCCCTTCGCCAACCTCGACGTTCAGACCAGGGCGAGGCTCTTGGGTGAGATGAAGCGCTGGAAGAAAGAGCTTGGCTTCACCGCGCTGCACGTTACCCACTCCTTCGAGGAGGCGGTGAGCCTGGGCGACAGGGTGGGCGTCATGCTCGATGGAAGGCTCGTCCAGACAGGTTCGGTCAGGAACGTCTTTTCGAGACCGGCGAGCGAGGAGGTGGCGCGGTTCCTCGGCTTCGAGAACATCATAGAGGGCACCGCGGAGGGAAGGATTCTGAGGAGCAACGGCGTCGAGATAGAGCTTCCGGCTGAGGCGAGGGGAAGGGTTCGCGTCGGCCTTCGCCCTGAGGACATAATCCTCTCCTTGGGCCCCATTAGAACGTCAGCGAGGAACGAGTTCAAGGCCTTGGTTGAGTCGGTTGAAGAACTCGGCCCGCTCGTCAGGGTTCATCTGAGAATTGGCGACCTGCATCTGAGGGCCTTCATAACCCGGTCCTCGATGCTGGAGATGGGAATAACGAAGGGGAAGGAAGTTTACGTCAGCTTCAAGGCGAGTGCATTGCACGTGTTTTAG
- a CDS encoding CGP-CTERM sorting domain-containing protein, translating to MKRGVPVILMLLLVFSLSAQVLAEQGAVLWKGEVCGDVQYQKSIEAVAILNGRVYAGCSYRQLANASGMVGIYYLGTTAAYSSNGTFLWQNDSGYVVKLYPLPDGSVLVGSMGGFITFDPDGRFVARNLTTNKLYDFQITGKDVYAVDGDFFLENGSKLYVGHLYRGTLLNDTVILNGWTLNFTSLVSRVRVGDGIIYVGAGFPSGYVGPGQFGYVYGVLPNGTVAWTVETGQWVRDMELWNGGVLAGTGNGTSEGRVYMISSDGKVLWERKLFYTEDIEVKGDTAYVGGMGPGGGELVALDSSGKVLWNQSFPYRVKVVRYADGVLLVGTGKFESRNENGTTVIYSVGSLYAVDPTGGDILGELPNLGYVRSIAVENGTAVVGTASSAFYAVDVEKLAGKGGEKSICGPAVIVALALIGLLVRRR from the coding sequence ATGAAACGGGGAGTTCCAGTGATTCTAATGCTGTTGCTGGTTTTTTCTCTGTCCGCACAGGTGCTTGCGGAACAGGGAGCCGTGCTCTGGAAGGGTGAGGTATGCGGTGACGTCCAGTACCAGAAGAGCATTGAGGCGGTCGCGATCCTCAACGGCAGGGTTTACGCTGGATGCTCCTACAGGCAGCTGGCCAACGCCAGCGGCATGGTGGGTATCTACTACCTGGGAACCACCGCCGCGTACTCGTCCAACGGCACATTCCTGTGGCAGAACGACTCCGGCTACGTTGTGAAGCTGTACCCCCTGCCCGATGGGAGCGTTCTGGTGGGGAGCATGGGGGGTTTCATCACCTTTGACCCGGACGGCAGGTTCGTGGCCAGGAACCTCACAACGAACAAGCTTTACGATTTTCAGATAACCGGGAAGGATGTTTACGCGGTTGACGGCGACTTCTTCCTTGAGAATGGTAGTAAGCTGTACGTTGGCCACCTGTACCGTGGAACCCTTCTGAACGATACCGTGATACTGAACGGTTGGACCCTGAACTTCACCTCCCTCGTCAGCAGGGTCAGGGTCGGGGACGGGATAATCTACGTTGGCGCGGGTTTCCCCTCAGGATACGTTGGCCCCGGACAGTTCGGCTACGTTTACGGCGTCCTGCCCAACGGGACCGTTGCCTGGACCGTGGAGACGGGCCAGTGGGTCAGGGACATGGAGTTATGGAACGGTGGCGTGCTTGCGGGGACAGGAAACGGTACCTCCGAGGGACGCGTTTACATGATAAGCTCCGACGGAAAGGTGCTCTGGGAGAGGAAGCTGTTCTACACCGAGGACATCGAGGTGAAAGGTGACACCGCCTACGTTGGAGGAATGGGCCCGGGTGGTGGGGAACTCGTGGCTCTGGATTCCTCTGGAAAGGTTCTGTGGAACCAGAGCTTTCCTTACAGGGTCAAGGTGGTCAGATACGCTGACGGTGTTCTCCTGGTGGGGACGGGTAAGTTTGAAAGCAGGAACGAGAACGGGACAACGGTTATCTACAGCGTCGGTTCGCTCTACGCGGTCGACCCCACCGGCGGCGATATCCTTGGGGAGCTCCCGAACCTGGGCTACGTCCGCAGCATTGCGGTTGAGAACGGAACCGCGGTGGTTGGAACCGCCAGCTCGGCGTTCTATGCAGTTGATGTTGAGAAGCTCGCGGGGAAGGGGGGTGAGAAGAGCATCTGCGGGCCAGCCGTCATTGTGGCGCTGGCGCTCATTGGCCTTCTCGTGAGGAGGCGCTGA
- a CDS encoding PH0542 domain-containing protein produces the protein MNEDLDIREALATGEGLEEVLIRATASEETLKEILHLLDDDLWTVQKNALKVVVEVARDRPELHESLITKLMVMLRRSEAVPLTQEIARAFGVLAEVAPDRISRVLPAVFANYRIGDPKIKVNMAYVLEEIMRVKPALLSNIFRDIGYMLVSRDTTDKLTALNFISALGENGVRYVSPFLPKLFNLLHDRDEIVRASAVETLVRIAELNEKLRKIIRTKLEEIDDRSDLVTKKVEEGLTRLAILDRGG, from the coding sequence ATGAACGAAGACCTAGACATCAGGGAGGCTCTGGCAACCGGAGAGGGCCTGGAGGAGGTGCTAATACGCGCCACTGCAAGCGAGGAGACCCTCAAAGAGATCCTCCACCTTCTAGACGACGACCTGTGGACGGTACAGAAAAACGCCCTGAAGGTAGTTGTGGAAGTGGCGAGGGACAGGCCGGAACTCCACGAGTCCCTGATAACCAAGCTAATGGTAATGCTGAGGAGGAGCGAGGCAGTGCCCCTCACACAGGAGATAGCCAGGGCATTTGGGGTCCTCGCTGAAGTCGCGCCGGACAGAATATCGCGCGTTCTGCCGGCGGTGTTCGCCAACTACCGCATTGGAGACCCCAAGATAAAGGTGAACATGGCCTACGTTCTCGAGGAGATAATGAGGGTCAAGCCCGCACTTCTCAGCAACATCTTCAGGGACATCGGGTACATGCTGGTCTCCAGAGACACCACAGACAAATTGACGGCTCTGAACTTCATCTCGGCACTCGGTGAAAACGGGGTAAGGTACGTGAGTCCGTTCCTGCCCAAGCTCTTCAATCTGCTCCACGACAGGGACGAGATCGTGAGGGCCAGCGCAGTTGAGACCCTGGTTCGTATAGCCGAGCTGAACGAGAAATTAAGGAAGATTATACGGACAAAACTGGAGGAAATAGACGACCGGAGCGACCTCGTAACGAAGAAGGTTGAGGAGGGGCTAACCAGACTCGCCATCCTCGACAGGGGAGGATGA
- a CDS encoding CheF family chemotaxis protein, whose amino-acid sequence MAVTETRVKATIISSWKGSGRVTWRDAIGGIQNDRLILRYLKMGEVVGEDNFPFSSLTDLSVNVPDNYKLNPEKEHFGMKFYLPGRGELTLILTIGDNLLIYDENKFREFVHTLFETLINGKAVKIQLARMKGGAINMESTWQDGSLRIVSVKSAKRGKTERNIVILDQDRRPIPVFSDVEDMDIEQVDLNGKKIEAWKVKHFYINETVTSYLYIPEKKTRLFVLRYLLKYIPSYFEFILKVSKEFPTLQAEFKEVMEKELKELESLDETEKQILMALYSGLNPLEVHQFLGLSEREIEEIYDRMIDKGLLKIVMIRKVVDLTRDGRKIVNKLIEYGLVAM is encoded by the coding sequence ATGGCAGTGACGGAAACGAGGGTCAAGGCGACCATAATATCATCGTGGAAGGGATCGGGCAGGGTTACATGGAGGGATGCCATAGGCGGAATACAGAACGACCGGCTTATCCTCAGGTACCTCAAGATGGGGGAGGTTGTGGGGGAGGACAATTTCCCGTTTTCGTCACTCACCGACCTCAGCGTGAATGTGCCGGATAACTACAAGCTCAATCCCGAGAAGGAGCACTTCGGGATGAAGTTCTACCTGCCCGGCAGGGGAGAGCTCACCCTTATCCTCACGATAGGGGACAACCTCCTCATATACGACGAGAACAAGTTCCGCGAGTTCGTCCATACCCTCTTCGAGACGCTCATAAACGGAAAGGCCGTGAAAATTCAGCTGGCCAGAATGAAGGGTGGAGCGATAAACATGGAGTCCACGTGGCAGGACGGCTCCCTGAGGATAGTTTCGGTAAAGTCCGCCAAGAGGGGCAAAACCGAGCGCAACATAGTCATCCTCGACCAGGACAGAAGGCCGATACCGGTGTTTTCCGACGTCGAGGACATGGACATCGAACAGGTTGACCTGAACGGGAAGAAAATCGAAGCCTGGAAGGTGAAGCACTTCTACATCAACGAGACCGTTACCTCGTATCTCTACATCCCCGAGAAGAAAACCCGCCTGTTCGTACTTCGCTACCTCCTAAAGTACATCCCGAGCTATTTCGAGTTCATCCTCAAGGTATCGAAGGAGTTCCCAACGCTCCAGGCGGAGTTCAAGGAGGTCATGGAGAAGGAGCTGAAGGAGCTGGAGAGCCTCGACGAGACCGAAAAGCAGATACTCATGGCGCTGTACTCGGGACTCAACCCCCTTGAGGTTCACCAGTTCCTCGGGCTAAGCGAGAGGGAGATAGAGGAGATATACGACAGGATGATAGACAAGGGGCTCCTAAAAATCGTCATGATAAGAAAGGTCGTTGACCTGACCAGGGACGGCAGGAAAATAGTCAACAAGCTCATAGAGTACGGACTCGTGGCGATGTAA
- a CDS encoding AAA family ATPase → MIESLGIRNFRGIRSLELSGLGRINVLVGRNNSSKSSVLEALSVLMAARKGAMVFAETLRQALLWRGWYGALAVDDLFHRGTDTINLTARMQDESVTLTIRRGDDELRGKLVAYLEIDREDEVVPKFKAVVSREELAPGGFDEHEVTPKVFLPHHGFEFLIPTTLRKFGYAEVLYSHAYEKRIVKDSIRILRQAYPGTKGFSPLFKEGLWVLHVETEDGVYPYYLMGEGFKSAMVISFLMPLLEGGYLFIDLAETFHHPKSLRVMAKTLLNGAVSHNVQVFMTTHSPELIELLASCDVPGKDDGKIFHLQRGEKLSYRVSPLSAAGDILQDIRADLGS, encoded by the coding sequence ATGATCGAGTCGCTGGGCATCCGGAACTTTAGGGGGATCCGTAGTTTAGAGCTGTCCGGCCTCGGCCGGATCAACGTGCTGGTTGGGAGAAACAACTCCTCCAAATCAAGCGTGCTTGAAGCGCTCTCCGTTCTCATGGCAGCTCGAAAGGGGGCAATGGTCTTTGCCGAGACCCTTCGGCAGGCCCTGCTCTGGAGGGGCTGGTACGGGGCTCTTGCAGTGGATGATCTGTTCCACAGGGGCACGGATACGATTAACCTGACCGCCAGAATGCAGGACGAGTCGGTTACCCTCACAATCAGGAGGGGGGACGATGAACTCCGAGGCAAGCTGGTGGCGTATCTGGAGATAGACAGGGAAGATGAGGTGGTTCCCAAGTTTAAGGCCGTTGTGTCAAGGGAGGAACTGGCCCCGGGTGGGTTTGATGAGCATGAGGTCACTCCAAAGGTATTCCTTCCGCACCATGGCTTTGAGTTCCTGATACCCACGACGCTGAGGAAGTTTGGCTATGCCGAAGTTCTCTACTCACACGCCTATGAGAAACGGATTGTGAAGGACAGCATAAGGATACTCAGGCAGGCGTATCCCGGCACCAAGGGATTCAGCCCCCTTTTCAAGGAAGGCCTCTGGGTTCTCCACGTTGAGACCGAGGATGGTGTTTATCCGTATTACCTCATGGGTGAGGGGTTTAAGAGTGCGATGGTGATATCGTTTTTAATGCCCCTCCTTGAGGGCGGGTATCTTTTCATTGACTTGGCTGAAACGTTCCACCATCCAAAATCCCTCCGCGTGATGGCAAAAACCCTCCTGAACGGTGCCGTTAGTCATAACGTCCAGGTGTTCATGACCACCCACAGCCCGGAGCTCATTGAACTGCTGGCGTCGTGCGATGTTCCGGGGAAGGATGATGGGAAGATTTTTCACCTCCAGAGGGGGGAGAAGCTGAGCTACAGGGTCTCGCCTCTGTCAGCTGCTGGGGATATACTCCAGGATATACGTGCTGATCTCGGTAGCTGA
- a CDS encoding coiled-coil domain-containing protein yields the protein MLKKSKRGSVNWEYLKERHPDVIDELKTLRDWDSVKSAIPESETASDYSILALEAIAALIRELRMDREMLAERIEILNRKFEELSNSSRESSRALEKRIKSLEDQLMELERRTLFLDSVEMLVPRIGEMEERMERLPGEIMKRLEERYGKKMDEFVRAYVEERLKDFEEQMKKDVFGVSVDLAETLLKIQERYEELVAENVRLKSSLHEKERLQKALIEKEREIEDLKRKLAALKDMSRRVDVLGKRLSEYEAKLAEINRIRKELAALTGTSDIDAALTILKTQFIPRSKFESTLQEVKNILQEVEGIRQENARLREENEKLKEALKTFLQERLEDSSSPVEDGESG from the coding sequence ATGCTCAAGAAGTCCAAAAGGGGCAGTGTCAACTGGGAGTACCTCAAGGAAAGGCATCCGGATGTCATCGACGAGCTGAAAACCCTCCGTGACTGGGACAGTGTTAAGTCCGCTATTCCCGAATCCGAGACGGCTTCGGACTACTCCATTCTTGCGCTGGAGGCAATAGCCGCACTCATCAGGGAGCTTCGCATGGACAGGGAGATGCTCGCAGAGCGCATTGAGATTCTCAACCGCAAGTTTGAGGAGCTGAGCAATTCAAGCAGGGAATCCTCCCGCGCGCTGGAGAAACGCATTAAGAGCCTGGAAGACCAGCTGATGGAACTTGAGCGTAGAACTCTTTTCCTCGACAGCGTTGAGATGCTCGTGCCCCGTATCGGCGAGATGGAGGAGCGCATGGAGCGTCTCCCGGGGGAGATCATGAAACGCCTCGAGGAGCGGTATGGAAAGAAGATGGATGAGTTCGTGAGGGCGTACGTGGAGGAACGCCTTAAGGATTTTGAGGAGCAGATGAAGAAGGACGTTTTTGGGGTGAGCGTGGACTTGGCCGAGACTCTCCTGAAGATACAGGAGAGGTACGAGGAGCTTGTTGCTGAAAACGTTCGCCTTAAGTCGTCCCTTCATGAGAAAGAGAGACTCCAGAAGGCCCTCATCGAAAAGGAACGGGAGATAGAGGATCTGAAGCGAAAACTTGCCGCCCTTAAAGACATGTCCCGGAGGGTTGATGTACTGGGCAAGAGACTGTCGGAGTACGAGGCGAAGCTCGCCGAGATCAACCGTATCCGCAAGGAGCTTGCGGCGCTAACGGGCACGAGCGACATAGATGCCGCGCTTACCATCCTGAAGACGCAGTTCATCCCCAGGTCCAAGTTCGAGAGCACCCTTCAGGAGGTTAAGAACATCCTCCAGGAGGTCGAGGGAATACGGCAGGAGAACGCCAGGCTCCGCGAGGAGAACGAGAAGCTCAAGGAGGCACTGAAGACGTTCCTTCAGGAGAGGCTTGAGGATTCATCCTCCCCTGTCGAGGATGGCGAGTCTGGTTAG
- the tsaA gene encoding tRNA (N6-threonylcarbamoyladenosine(37)-N6)-methyltransferase TrmO: MNFEPFKLVPVGHVRKEGETFIEILPEFGEAMDGLNEGDWIKLILWFHASDRPERRSILKVHPYNNPANPLRGVFATRSPVRPNPLAIYAVRINRVEGNRLYIDWIDAMDGTPVVDIKILVERLDCPEKSPEGVVNRKGT, from the coding sequence ATGAACTTCGAGCCCTTCAAACTCGTTCCCGTCGGCCACGTGAGGAAGGAGGGGGAGACCTTCATCGAAATCCTACCGGAGTTCGGAGAAGCCATGGATGGTCTCAACGAGGGCGACTGGATAAAGCTGATCCTCTGGTTCCACGCCAGCGACAGGCCGGAGAGGAGGAGCATCCTGAAGGTTCACCCCTACAACAACCCGGCCAATCCCCTCAGGGGAGTCTTCGCAACGCGCTCGCCGGTCAGGCCCAACCCACTGGCAATATACGCAGTTAGAATAAACCGCGTCGAGGGAAACAGGCTCTACATCGACTGGATAGACGCGATGGACGGGACGCCGGTTGTTGACATCAAGATTCTCGTGGAGAGGCTGGATTGCCCCGAGAAAAGCCCCGAAGGGGTCGTTAATAGAAAAGGGACATAG
- a CDS encoding adenosylhomocysteinase: MNCTRDYCVKDINLAPSGEKKIDWVSRFMPVLQHIRADFEKRKPFKGVRIATTLHLEMKTAFLLLTLKAAGTEVSAAASNPLSTQDDVVAALAKAGVKVYAIRGEDREQYYEFMHRALDIKPNIIIDDGADMVSTVLKERTELIDGLWGASEETTTGVIRLRAMEKDGVLKFPIIAVNDSYTKYLFDNRYGTGQSTWDGILRTTNLLIAGKNVVVIGYGWCGRGIAMRAKGLGATVIVVEVDPIRALEARMDGFLVMDMMEAAKVGDIFVTSTGDINCIRREHFEVMKDGAIMANAGHFDVEISKPDLESLAVEISEPRPNITEYKLKDGRRLYLLAEGRLVNLAAADGHPAEIMDMSFALQAKAAEYILNNHERLEPKVYVLPREIDEMVARIKLASMGIKIEELTEEQRRYLESWEHGT; this comes from the coding sequence ATGAACTGCACGAGGGATTACTGCGTTAAGGACATCAACCTGGCCCCCAGCGGCGAGAAAAAGATAGACTGGGTTTCGCGCTTCATGCCGGTGCTCCAGCACATAAGGGCCGACTTCGAGAAGAGAAAGCCATTCAAAGGGGTCAGAATCGCGACGACGCTTCACCTTGAGATGAAAACCGCCTTCCTGCTCCTTACGCTCAAAGCTGCCGGTACAGAGGTTTCAGCGGCAGCCAGCAACCCCCTTTCAACCCAGGACGACGTTGTCGCGGCACTGGCAAAGGCAGGCGTCAAGGTGTATGCCATTAGAGGGGAGGACAGGGAGCAGTACTACGAGTTCATGCACAGAGCTTTGGACATAAAGCCGAACATCATCATAGACGACGGCGCGGACATGGTGAGCACCGTCCTCAAGGAGAGAACCGAGCTGATAGACGGGCTCTGGGGGGCGAGCGAGGAAACGACAACGGGAGTGATAAGGCTCCGCGCCATGGAGAAGGACGGCGTTCTGAAGTTCCCCATCATAGCGGTGAACGACAGCTACACCAAATACCTCTTCGACAACCGCTACGGCACCGGCCAGTCAACGTGGGACGGAATCCTGAGGACAACCAACCTGCTGATAGCCGGCAAGAACGTCGTCGTTATCGGCTACGGCTGGTGCGGCAGGGGTATAGCGATGAGGGCAAAGGGCCTCGGAGCGACTGTGATAGTGGTGGAGGTTGACCCGATCAGGGCGTTGGAGGCGAGGATGGACGGCTTCCTGGTCATGGACATGATGGAAGCTGCCAAGGTTGGGGACATCTTCGTCACCTCAACGGGCGACATCAACTGCATAAGGAGGGAGCACTTCGAGGTCATGAAGGACGGCGCCATAATGGCCAACGCCGGCCACTTCGACGTGGAGATAAGCAAACCGGACCTAGAGAGCTTAGCCGTCGAGATAAGCGAGCCGAGGCCGAACATAACCGAGTACAAGCTCAAGGATGGAAGGAGGCTCTACCTCCTTGCCGAAGGCAGGCTCGTAAACCTCGCCGCGGCAGATGGACATCCGGCCGAGATAATGGACATGAGCTTCGCCCTGCAGGCGAAGGCGGCCGAGTACATACTGAACAACCACGAGAGGCTTGAGCCAAAGGTCTACGTGCTTCCGAGGGAGATAGACGAGATGGTTGCAAGGATCAAGCTTGCCTCGATGGGGATAAAAATCGAGGAGCTCACCGAGGAGCAGAGGAGGTACCTGGAGAGCTGGGAGCACGGGACCTGA
- a CDS encoding ribonuclease P protein component 4 has protein sequence MSKKKFIRQREQREKRRIARERIETLFTLAERVFPYEPELANRYVEIALAVQQKARIRMPRKWKRRYCKRCHTFLVPGVNARVRLRNGHVVIKCLNCGHIMRYPYIREQKERRTASLTGKTVENGQGIKAPSENHSNSL, from the coding sequence ATGAGCAAGAAAAAGTTCATCCGCCAGAGGGAGCAGAGGGAAAAGCGCAGAATTGCCCGCGAGAGGATTGAGACACTCTTCACCCTTGCCGAGCGCGTCTTCCCCTACGAGCCCGAGCTGGCCAACCGCTACGTCGAGATAGCCCTCGCGGTTCAGCAGAAAGCGAGAATAAGGATGCCGAGAAAGTGGAAGCGCCGATACTGCAAGCGCTGTCACACGTTCCTCGTCCCGGGCGTCAACGCCAGGGTGAGGCTCCGGAACGGCCACGTTGTCATCAAGTGCCTCAACTGCGGCCACATCATGAGATACCCGTACATCAGGGAGCAGAAGGAGCGTAGAACCGCTTCTCTCACAGGGAAAACCGTCGAAAATGGACAGGGAATCAAAGCACCGTCAGAGAATCATTCCAATTCCCTCTGA